The Impatiens glandulifera chromosome 3, dImpGla2.1, whole genome shotgun sequence genome contains a region encoding:
- the LOC124931767 gene encoding protein LIFEGUARD 2, whose product MWQTAFWKDDVETGVGRPLYPTMLESPELRWGFIRKIYSILTIQLLITVAVAAIVVTVHPIAVFFSTTPAGLALYIILIIIPFIVLCPLHYYSERHPWNYFLLAIFTVSLGFSVGLTCAFTSGKVILESVILTTAVVVSLTLYTFWAAKKGHDFNFLGPFLFGAIFVLMIFAFIQLLFPLGKISVMIYGCLASIIFCGYIIYDTDNLIKRFSYDEYIWASVSLYLDVINLFLSVLTIFRAVDS is encoded by the exons ATGTGGCAGACGGCGTTCTGGAAAGATGACGTGGAAACGGGAGTTGGCCGGCCGTTGTATCCGACAATGTTGGAAAGTCCAGAACTCCGATGGGGTTTTATTCGAAAGATTTACTCCATCTTGACCATCCAATTGTTAATCACCGTTGCTGTCGCTGCGATTGTCGTTACCGTCCACCCAATCGCCGTCTTCTTCTCCACTACCCCTGCTGGATTAGCCCTCTATATCATCCTCATCATCATCCCCTTCATTG TTTTATGCCCGTTGCATTATTATAGTGAAAGACATCCATGGAATTACTTCCTTTTAGCCATTTTCACTGTCAGTCTTGGGTTTTCAGTCGGATTAACCTGTGCTTTCACCAGCG gaAAGGTAATATTGGAATCGGTGATATTGACTACGGCTGTGGTGGTGAGTTTGACACTGTACACTTTCTGGGCTGCTAAAAAAGGGCATGATTTCAATTTCTTGGGGCCTTTCTTGTTTGGCGCCATTTTTGTACTCATGATCTTCGCCTTCATTCAG TTGTTGTTTCCCTTGGGGAAGATCTCGGTGATGATTTACGGGTGTTTGGCTTCGATAATATTTTGTGGGTATATCATATACGACACAGACAATCTGATCAAACGATTCTCGTACGATGAATACATATGGGCATCTGTGTCCCTCTATTTGGACGTTATCAATCTCTTCCTCTCTGTTTTGACCATCTTCAGAGCTGTTGATTCTTGA
- the LOC124932515 gene encoding protein TIFY 4B-like isoform X1, which yields MASQETVLRSPLDKPLHQLTEEDISQLTREDCRRYLKAKGMRRPSWNKSQAIQQVISLKTLLESTPDSDAAGAARKKLHIAPRAASGNTPSSPSSAEETVPYRGKDSEKSDHIPDDVLTGHVATSDINVSTPPRTSDVPNVPAGQLTIFYCGKVNVYDDVPADKARLLMQLAASPPHLPFEGPFDGAATRQQALPGILQVSSVKSGVDAPVPTWISMNFADNSRLHREESEMNLDDNLGAEGSASRKLSVQRYLEKRKDRFKSKRKIAPSSSGASMDVYLNHQTGYQSPSYHAIRSNTCSPTQIRSQDMPEFCENSAIKDPKFSPASNDKGTNSRMMRNNL from the exons ATGGCGTCTCAAGAGACCGTTCTCCGTTCACCTCTCGACAAACCCCTCCATCAGCTCACTGAAGAAGATATTTCTCAGCTCACTCGCGAAGATTGCCGCCGTTACCTCAAAGCCAAAG GAATGCGGCGTCCTTCTTGGAACAAATCGCAGGCGATCCAGCAGGTCATCTCTCTTAAGACACTTCTCGAATCCACGCCGGATTCCGATGCTGCCGGCGCCGCTCGGAAGAAGCTCCATATT GCCCCAAGAGCAGCAAGTGGGAATACTCCATCAAGTCCTTCGTCGGCCGAAGAAACTGTACCTTACCGGGGAAAGGATTCTGAAAAATCCGATCATATTCCAGACGATGTATTGACCGGTCATGTAGCTACCTCTGACATTAATGTTTCAACCCCTCCCAG AACATCAGATGTGCCAAACGTGCCAGCTGGACAATTGACAATTTTCTATTGTGGAAAGGTGAATGTGTATGATGATGTGCCAGCTGACAAG GCACGGTTGCTGATGCAGCTTGCTGCAAGTCCGCCACATTTACCTTTCGAAGGACCTTTTGATGGTGCAGCCACTAGACAACAAGCTTTGCCGGGCATTTTACAAGTCTCTAGTGTCAAATCTGGAGTTGATGCTCCTGTTCCAACCTGGATATCAA TGAATTTCGCTGACAACTCTCGGTTGCACAGAGAGGAAAGTGAGATGAATTTGGATGACAACCTTG gAGCTGAAGGTTCTGCAAGTAGAAAACTATCTGTGCAAAGATATCTTGAAAAACGCAAGGACAG GTTCAAGAGCAAGAGAAAGATAGCTCCCTCTTCATCTGGTGCTAGTATGGATGTTTACTTGAACCACCAAACGGGATACCAGAGCCCCAGTTATCATGCAATCAGGAGCAACACATGCTCCCCAACTCAAATCAGATCACAGGACATGCCTGAATTCTGTGAGAACAGTGCAATAAAGGATCCCAAGTTTTCACCTGCTTCAAATGATAAAG GTACCAACTCGAGGATGATGAGAAACAACCTGTAA
- the LOC124932515 gene encoding protein TIFY 4B-like isoform X2 has translation MASQETVLRSPLDKPLHQLTEEDISQLTREDCRRYLKAKGMRRPSWNKSQAIQQVISLKTLLESTPDSDAAGAARKKLHIAPRAASGNTPSSPSSAEETVPYRGKDSEKSDHIPDDVLTGHVATSDINVSTPPRTSDVPNVPAGQLTIFYCGKVNVYDDVPADKARLLMQLAASPPHLPFEGPFDGAATRQQALPGILQVSSVKSGVDAPVPTWISRAEGSASRKLSVQRYLEKRKDRFKSKRKIAPSSSGASMDVYLNHQTGYQSPSYHAIRSNTCSPTQIRSQDMPEFCENSAIKDPKFSPASNDKGTNSRMMRNNL, from the exons ATGGCGTCTCAAGAGACCGTTCTCCGTTCACCTCTCGACAAACCCCTCCATCAGCTCACTGAAGAAGATATTTCTCAGCTCACTCGCGAAGATTGCCGCCGTTACCTCAAAGCCAAAG GAATGCGGCGTCCTTCTTGGAACAAATCGCAGGCGATCCAGCAGGTCATCTCTCTTAAGACACTTCTCGAATCCACGCCGGATTCCGATGCTGCCGGCGCCGCTCGGAAGAAGCTCCATATT GCCCCAAGAGCAGCAAGTGGGAATACTCCATCAAGTCCTTCGTCGGCCGAAGAAACTGTACCTTACCGGGGAAAGGATTCTGAAAAATCCGATCATATTCCAGACGATGTATTGACCGGTCATGTAGCTACCTCTGACATTAATGTTTCAACCCCTCCCAG AACATCAGATGTGCCAAACGTGCCAGCTGGACAATTGACAATTTTCTATTGTGGAAAGGTGAATGTGTATGATGATGTGCCAGCTGACAAG GCACGGTTGCTGATGCAGCTTGCTGCAAGTCCGCCACATTTACCTTTCGAAGGACCTTTTGATGGTGCAGCCACTAGACAACAAGCTTTGCCGGGCATTTTACAAGTCTCTAGTGTCAAATCTGGAGTTGATGCTCCTGTTCCAACCTGGATATCAA gAGCTGAAGGTTCTGCAAGTAGAAAACTATCTGTGCAAAGATATCTTGAAAAACGCAAGGACAG GTTCAAGAGCAAGAGAAAGATAGCTCCCTCTTCATCTGGTGCTAGTATGGATGTTTACTTGAACCACCAAACGGGATACCAGAGCCCCAGTTATCATGCAATCAGGAGCAACACATGCTCCCCAACTCAAATCAGATCACAGGACATGCCTGAATTCTGTGAGAACAGTGCAATAAAGGATCCCAAGTTTTCACCTGCTTCAAATGATAAAG GTACCAACTCGAGGATGATGAGAAACAACCTGTAA
- the LOC124932515 gene encoding protein TIFY 4B-like isoform X3: protein MASQETVLRSPLDKPLHQLTEEDISQLTREDCRRYLKAKGMRRPSWNKSQAIQQVISLKTLLESTPDSDAAGAARKKLHIAPRAASGNTPSSPSSAEETVPYRGKDSEKSDHIPDDVLTGHVATSDINVSTPPRTSDVPNVPAGQLTIFYCGKVNVYDDVPADKARLLMQLAASPPHLPFEGPFDGAATRQQALPGILQVSSVKSGVDAPVPTWISMNFADNSRLHREESEMNLDDNLGAEGSASRKLSVQRYLEKRKDR from the exons ATGGCGTCTCAAGAGACCGTTCTCCGTTCACCTCTCGACAAACCCCTCCATCAGCTCACTGAAGAAGATATTTCTCAGCTCACTCGCGAAGATTGCCGCCGTTACCTCAAAGCCAAAG GAATGCGGCGTCCTTCTTGGAACAAATCGCAGGCGATCCAGCAGGTCATCTCTCTTAAGACACTTCTCGAATCCACGCCGGATTCCGATGCTGCCGGCGCCGCTCGGAAGAAGCTCCATATT GCCCCAAGAGCAGCAAGTGGGAATACTCCATCAAGTCCTTCGTCGGCCGAAGAAACTGTACCTTACCGGGGAAAGGATTCTGAAAAATCCGATCATATTCCAGACGATGTATTGACCGGTCATGTAGCTACCTCTGACATTAATGTTTCAACCCCTCCCAG AACATCAGATGTGCCAAACGTGCCAGCTGGACAATTGACAATTTTCTATTGTGGAAAGGTGAATGTGTATGATGATGTGCCAGCTGACAAG GCACGGTTGCTGATGCAGCTTGCTGCAAGTCCGCCACATTTACCTTTCGAAGGACCTTTTGATGGTGCAGCCACTAGACAACAAGCTTTGCCGGGCATTTTACAAGTCTCTAGTGTCAAATCTGGAGTTGATGCTCCTGTTCCAACCTGGATATCAA TGAATTTCGCTGACAACTCTCGGTTGCACAGAGAGGAAAGTGAGATGAATTTGGATGACAACCTTG gAGCTGAAGGTTCTGCAAGTAGAAAACTATCTGTGCAAAGATATCTTGAAAAACGCAAGGACAG GTGA
- the LOC124932506 gene encoding ETO1-like protein 1 has product MRAFFPSESCKEAHVKAFNPQAWLQVERGKLSKCSTQSSSSSIESFIKVPDPPILPFFKPVDYVEILAQIHEELESCPPNAKSNLYLLQYQVFKGLGEFKLMRRSLRSAWTKSSTVHEKLVFGAWLKYEKQGEELVSDLLSAFGKTSHEYGPLDIASEMPTDVSMFSSDSVELSLDRLSKTVSFRIGDEKIECDRQRIADLSAPFSAMLNGCFIESQLDDINLSENNISPLGMKVVCEFSLTGELRDVPSSLLLEILAFSNKFCCERLKDACDRKLGYSINSREDAIDLMEYALQEDYPVVAASCLQMFLQELPDSLNDERIIHLLGNANQQSRSIMAGSASFALYSLLSEVAVNLDPRSDKVVAFLERMLESAETNCQKQLAHHQLGCARFLRKEYDEAEEQFNNGLSLGHVYSIIGLARICNINGQKLSAYQKLRSVISSGCPLGWMYQERSLYCDGDQKWADLETATELDPTLIYPYMYRALLLMKKQNIEASLKEVNRVLGFKLALECLELRFCFYLALENYEAALCDIQVMSTLSPDYRMFEGRVAASQLRTLVREHVTNWTTADCWLQLYDKWSSVDDIGSLSVIYQMLESDAAKGVLYFRQSLLLLRLNCPEAAMRSLQLAREHASTDYERLVYEGWILYDTGHCEEGLQKAEESILLKRSFEAFFLKAYALADSSQDPSCSLSVISLLEDALKCPSDRLRKGQALNNLGSVYVDCGNLDQAADCYMNALAIKHTRAHQGLARVHFLRHDKAAAYKEMSELIDKAQNNASAYEKRSEYGEREHAKSDLEMVTRLDPFRVYPYRYRAAVLMDNLKEKEAIAELSRAIAFKADLHLLHLRAAFHEHIGDVMGALRDCRAALSVDPNHQEMLELHSRVHSQEP; this is encoded by the exons ATGAGGGCTTTCTTTCCATCAGAATCTTGTAAAGAAGCTCATGTAAAAGCTTTCAATCCACAAGCATGGCTACAAGTTGAAAGAGGAAAACTTTCAAAATGTTCaacccaatcatcatcatcttcaat AGAATCATTCATCAAGGTCCCTGACCCCCCGATTCTCCCCTTCTTTAAACCGGTTGATTATGTTGAAATCTTAGCTCAAATACATGAAGAGCTCGAGTCTTGTCCTCCAAATGCAAAATCAAATCTTTATCTCTTGCAATACCAAGTTTTTAAGGGTCTTGGGGAATTCAAGCTTATGAGGAGAAGCCTACGCTCGGCTTGGACTAAATCGAGCACTGTTCATGAAAAACTAGTCTTTGGTGCTTGGTTGAAGTATGAAAAACAGGGCGAAGAGCTTGTTTCAGATCTCCTCTCTGCTTTTGGCAAAACTTCCCATGAATACGGGCCTTTAGACATTGCTTCCGAGATGCCAACCGATGTAAGTATGTTCTCTTCTGATTCTGTCGAACTGAGTTTGGATCGGTTATCGAAAACAGTTTCATTTCGAATTGGGGATGAGAAGATAGAGTGTGATAGGCAGAGAATAGCTGACCTTTCGGCTCCTTTTAGTGCAATGCTTAATGGGTGTTTCATAGAATCTCAACTAGACGACATCAATTTGTCAGAAAATAATATCTCCCCTCTCGGTATGAAGGTAGTATGTGAATTCAGCCTGACAGGCGAGTTAAGAGACGTTCCTTCATCTCTTCTATTAGAAATTCTGGCTTTTTCGAACAAATTTTGCTGTGAACGGCTTAAAGATGCGTGTGATCGTAAGCTAGGTTATTCGATAAACTCCAGAGAGGATGCTATTGATCTAATGGAATATGCACTTCAAGAGGATTACCCAGTTGTTGCCGCCTCATGCTTACAAATGTTTCTACAAGAACTTCCTGATTCCCTCAACGATGAACGAATTATTCACCTACTCGGAAACGCTAACCAGCAGAGCCGATCTATCATGGCTGGCTCTGCCTCGTTCGCACTGTACTCCCTTTTAAGCGAAGTTGCAGTAAATTTGGATCCTCGATCAGATAAAGTTGTTGCTTTCCTGGAAAGAATGTTGGAATCGGCCGAAACTAACTGCCAAAAGCAATTGGCTCATCATCAATTGGGTTGTGCTAGATTTTTGAGGAAAGAATACGATGAAGCAGAGGAACAATTCAATAACGGTTTGAGTTTAGGCCATGTTTACTCGATCATCGGTTTGGCaagaatttgtaacataaacgGCCAAAAGCTTTCTGCATACCAAAAACTTAGATCCGTGATTTCTTCGGGCTGCCCGCTTGGTTGGATGTATCAAGAAAGATCGTTGTATTGCGATGGCGATCAGAAATGGGCAGATCTCGAGACTGCAACCGAGCTTGACCCCACGTTAATTTATCCTTATATGTATCGGGCATTGTTGTTGATGAAGAAACAAAACATCGAGGCTTCACTTAAGGAAGTCAACCGTGTCCTTGGCTTCAAACTTGCATTGGAATGTTTAGAACTCCGATTTTGTTTCTATCTTGCTCTCGAGAACTATGAAGCCGCTCTTTGCGATATTCAAGTGATGTCCACACTCTCCCCAGATTATAGGATGTTTGAAGGGAGGGTTGCGGCATCCCAACTTCGTACTCTTGTCCGAGAACATGTTACAAATTGGACAACCGCCGATTGTTGGCTGCAGTTGTATGATAAGTGGTCATCGGTTGATGATATCGGATCCCTTTCTGTAATTTACCAGATGCTTGAATCCGATGCAGCTAAGGGAGTCCTCTATTTCAGACAATCTTTGCTTCTCTTAAG ACTGAACTGTCCAGAAGCAGCCATGAGAAGTCTACAATTGGCTCGAGAACACGCTTCAACAGATTACGAGCGATTGGTTTACGAGGGATGGATCTTATATGACACAGGACACTGCGAGGAAGGGTTACAAAAAGCAGAGGAGTCTATTCTTCTTAAAAGGTCATTTGAGGCATTCTTCCTCAAGGCGTATGCATTAGCAGACTCTAGTCAAGACCCGTCTTGTTCTTTGTCGGTTATATCGCTCCTTGAAGATGCATTGAAGTGCCCGTCTGACCGACTTCGCAAGGGTCAG GCTTTGAACAATCTTGGAAGTGTATATGTTGACTGTGGGAATCTAGACCAAGCAGCAGATTGCTACATGAACGCTCTTGCAATAAAGCACACCCGAGCCCACCAAGGCCTTGCTCGGGTCCATTTCCTAAGGCATGATAAAGCTGCAGCATACAAGGAAATGTCAGAGCTTATAGACAAGGCTCAGAACAACGCTTCTGCTTATGAGAAGAGGTCGGAATATGGTGAACGCGAACATGCAAAGTCCGACCTGGAAATGGTTACACGCTTGGATCCATTCCGCGTTTACCCCTACAGATACCGCGCTGCAG TGTTGATGGACAATCTGAAGGAGAAGGAAGCCATAGCGGAATTATCAAGGGCAATTGCCTTTAAAGCGGACCTTCACCTTCTACACTTAAGGGCAGCATTCCACGAGCATATTGGTGATGTGATGGGGGCTTTACGAGATTGTAGGGCTGCCCTCTCGGTGGACCCCAATCATCAAGAAATGCTTGAGCTCCATAGCCGAGTTCACAGTCAAGAGCCATGA
- the LOC124929736 gene encoding agamous-like MADS-box protein AGL61, with protein MQNNMEIDMTNKKKKTMGKQKIEMKKIEKLNYRQVTFSKRRAGLFKKATELCVLTGANVLALVTSPGNRTFTFSSQPNPEDLLRPENRTDGLIQRNQVLQKREYLNDRYEKLVAALEEEKKIGERLRTEEGSRRTLWWEEKVDLEKMGGEELEYYMMALERMKNNVENILMEKEKKGVFCVPDSSMMNIPDVTHYNNI; from the coding sequence ATGCAGAACAACATGGAAATCGACATGACgaacaaaaagaagaaaacaatggGAAAACAGAAGattgagatgaagaagatagAGAAGTTGAATTACCGTCAAGTCACGTTTTCCAAACGCAGGGCAGGCCTATTCAAGAAGGCGACCGAACTCTGCGTCCTAACCGGCGCTAATGTGTTGGCTCTCGTCACCTCGCCGGGCAACCGCACATTCACCTTCAGTAGCCAACCCAACCCCGAAGACCTTCTTCGCCCTGAAAACCGGACTGATGGTCTAATTCAGAGAAATCAGGTTTTACAGAAGCGGGAGTATTTGAACGATCGGTATGAGAAATTGGTGGCGGCGcttgaggaggagaagaagatagGAGAGAGGCTGAGGACCGAGGAAGGTAGCCGGAGAACATTGTGGTGGGAAGAGAAAGTGGATTTGGAGAAGATGGGTGGTGAGGAATTGGAGTACTATATGATGGCATTGGAGAGGATGAAGAACAATGTGGAGAATATTTTGatggagaaggagaagaagggTGTGTTTTGTGTCCCTGATTCGTCGATGATGAATATTCCTGATGTTACCCATTATAACAATATTTGA